DNA from Halobaculum sp. XH14:
CGGCCCCGTGGGACGAGTGGGGCGACGTGTCGGCCGACGACACCCTGACGGCCTATCGGAACGCGGTCGCGGCGTACGCCGCCGGGTTCGGGTCGGACCCGGCGGGCGTCCGCGTCGCGGTCGACTGCGGCAACGGGATGGCCTCGGTGGCGACGCCGCACGTCCTGCGGGCACTCGGCGCGGACGTGGTCACCCTGAACGCGAACGTCGACGGCCACTTCCCCGGGCGGGAGTCGAAGCCGACCGCCGAGTCGCTCGCGGACCTGCGCGCGTTCGTGGCCGACGGTGGAGCCGCCTTCGGCATCGGCCACGACGGCGACGCCGACCGCATCGTCGTCGTCGACGGCGACGGGGCGGTCGTCCACGAGGACACCGTCCTCGCCATCCTCGCCGAGCGGTACGTCCGGGAGAGCGACGCGGCCGAGCCAGTCGTGGTGACGACGCCGAACGCGTCGGGGCGCATCGACGAGCGCGTCCGCGAGGCTGACGGCCGCGTCGAGCGGGTCGCGCTGGGATACCTCCACGACGGAATCGCCGCCGCCCACGAGGACGGTGACGAGGTCGTCTTCGCCGCCGAACCGTGGAAGCACATCCACACCGGGTTCGGCGGGTGGATCGACGGCGTCGCCAGCGCGGCAGTGTTGACCCGGCTGGTCGCCGAATCCGCGCGGGAGCGTGCGGACGCGACCGACGGAGCCGAATCGGCTGACGGAGCCGAAGCTGACGCGACCGACGGGGTCGAAACGACCGACGATGCGGACCGGTCCGCGACGGTCGACGGGCTCGCCGGCCTCCGGGAGCCCGTGACCGAGCGACCGTACCGGAAGGTGAGCGTCGACTGTCCGGACGGGGCAAAGCGGGCGGCGATGGACCGGCTGGGGACGACGCTCCCGGAGGCGTTCCCCGACGCATCGGTGTCGACCGAGTACGGCGTCCGGCTCACGTTCCCCGACGACGCGTGGACGCTCGTCCGGCCGAGCGGAACCGAGCCGTACGTCCGAGTGTACGCAGAGAGCGACGCGGTCGACGAGCTGGTCGAGGCGGTGGCCGGTCACGTCGAGTCGGCCGTGAAAGCCGTCAGCGAGCCGTAACGACCGGAGCGACGATTTTAAACCGGACTACTACGGGTCTACGTGTATGTCCCGAGACATAGACAGGCGTACGTTCGTGAAAGGAGCGAGTACCGCGGGAATCGTGGGACTCGCCGGCTGCGCCGGCGGTCCCGAGGACGGCGGCGGCGACGCGACGGACACGCCGAGCGACGAGGAGACCCCGTCCGGCGAGGACACGGCGACTGACACCCCCAGCGGGGGGTCGGCCGAACTCAACGTCGGGATGGTGTACGCCACCGGCGGCCTGGGCGACGGGTCGTTCAACGATCAGGCCCAGACCGGCATCCAGCAGGCCGCGGACGAACTCGGCGTCTCCTACGACGAGTCCCAGCCCGGCTCCGTCTCGGAGTTCGCGACCTACCAGCAGCAGTACGCCCAGTCCACGGACCCGGACTACGGGCTGGTCTCGTGTATCGGTTTCCTGCAGGCCGACGCGCTCTCGGAGACCGCCGCCGACTTCCCGGATCAGGACTTCATGATCGTCGACTCCGTCGTCGAGAGCGACAACGTCGCCTCCTACACGTTCGCCGAACACGAGGGGTCGTTCCTGGTCGGCCAGCTGGCCGGCCTGCTCACGACCTCCGAGTTCTCGGCCGGCGCGGGGTCGACCCAGCCCGACGAGACGAGCGTCGGCTTCGTCGGCGGCGTCGAGAGCAGCCTCATCCAGAAGTTCGAGGCCGGGTTCAGGGCCGGCGTCGCACACGCGAACTCCGAGGTCGACGTACAGACGACGTACGTGGGCGACTTCAACGACCCGAGCGGCGGGCAGGAGGCGGCGCTCGCGATGTACAACTCCGGCGCGGACATCGTCTACCACGCGGCGGGCAACACCGGCACCGGCGTGTTCCAGGCGGCACAGGAGGCCGGCCGGTTCGCGCTCGGCGTGGACTCCGACCAGTCGATCACCCGCTCGAACTACGCCGACGTCATCCTCGCCTCGATGGTCAAGCGCGTCGACACGGCCGTCTTCAACGCCGCCGAGGCGAAGATCAACGGCGAGTTCGAGGGTGGTTCGATCAACGCGCTCGGGCTGGAACAGGAGGGCGTCGCCATCGTCTACGGCGCCGAACTCGGCTCGGAGCTCTCCGCGGACGTCACGGACCCGGTTTCGGCCTCCCGGGAGGCGATCATCGACGGCGAGATCGAGGTCCCCCAGAGCCCGAGCGAACTGTAACGACGACCGACGGGACCGGCTCGACCCGTTCGCGGAACCGCCTCGTTTTTGGGACCGCCCGAACTGAACTGGCGGCTCTCCCCGCGCCCAGACCCGCCAGTATCGCTTTTCACCCGCGCGCCGCGTCCGAACAGAAACGGGCCGTTTATGCCGCCACCGTCAAAAGCGGGTACGAATGACTGAGGCCGTCCGCCTCGACGGAATCACGAAACGCTTCCCCGGCGTTGTCGCCAACGACGACGTGACGCTCTCCGTCGAACAGGGGACGGTACACGCCCTGCTCGGCGAGAACGGCGCCGGGAAGACGACGCTGATGAACGTCCTCTACGGGCTCTACGAGCCGACGGCCGGCGACGTGTACGTCGACGGCGAGGGGCTCGAACTCGACGAGGACGGCGAGTACGTCGCCGCCCCCAGACGGTTCGACTCGCCCCGTGACGCCATCGACGCCGGCGTCGGCATGATCCACCAGCACTTCATGCTGGTCGACCCGATGACGGTCGCCGAGAACATCACGCTCGGCAACGAGCCGCGAAAGTGGGGCGGGCTCGCCATCGACCGCGAGGCTGCACGGGAGTCGGTCATCGACCTCTCCGAGCGCTACGGCTTCGACGTCGAACCCGACGCGACGGTCGCGGACGTGAGCGTCGGCGTCCAGCAGCGCGTCGAGATTCTCAAGGCACTGTACCGCGGCGCGGACGTGCTCATCCTCGACGAGCCGACCGCGGTGCTCACGCCACAGGAGGTCGAGGACCTGTTCGAGGTGCTCGCGGAGCTGACCGACCAGGGGAAGACGGTCATCTTCATCACCCACAAGCTGGGCGAGGCGCTGGAGGCCGCCGACGAGGTGACGGTGCTCCGCGACGGGAAGAACGTCGGCAGCGTCCGGACCGACGAGACCTCCCGGGAGGAACTGGCCGAACTGATGGTCGGCCGCGAGGTCGTCCTCGAGACCGAGTCGTCCCCGGCCGACCCCGGCGGCCCGGTGCTCGACGTGGACGGCGTCTCCGCCACCGACGACCGCGGCGTGACCGCCGTGGACGACGTCTCGCTCACGGTCCGCGAGGGCGAGGTGTTCGGCATCGCGGGCGTGGACGGCAACGGCCAGTCGGAGCTCGTCGACGTCGTCACCGGCCTGCGCGACCCCGAGGCGGGCTCGGTCGCGCTCGACGGCCGGGACGTGACCGACGCCTCGCGCCGGGAGCGGACCCGTGCCGGCATGGCGTACATCCCCGAGGACCGCCAGGAGCGCGGGCTCGTCATGGAGTTCGATCTGACCGAGAACGGCGTGCTCGGCTCCCAGCACGACGCGCCGTTCGCCAGCGGCGGCCGCCTCGACTGGGACCGGGCCGGCGAGCACGCCGAGGACGTCATCGGCGAGTACGACGTGCGGCCGCCCGACTCGTCCGCGACGGCCAAGTCGCTCTCGGGGGGCAACCAGCAGAAGTTCATCGTCGGCCGGGAGTTCGCCCGCGAGCCGACGTGTCTCGTCGCCTCACACCCGACACGCGGCGTCGACATCGGCTCGACGGAGTTCATCCACGACCGGCTCATCGAGCTGCGGGACGACGGGCGCGGCGTGTTGCTCGTCTCCTCGAAGCTCGACGAGGTTCGTCGGCTCTCGGACCGGCTCGCGGTGATGTACCGCGGCCGGGTCGTCGCCGTCGTCGACCCCGACGAGGTGACCGAGGAACAGCTCGGCCTGCTGATGGCCGGCGAGGAGCCCGAGGACGTGCCGTACGCCTCCGAGACGGCCGCCGCGGCCGCGGAGGCCGACGGGTCGGGTCGGACCGCGGACTCCGTGGGGGGCGACCATGAGTGAGGACGGCGGCTCGGACGCGTCCGGCGGCGGGTCCGAGTCGGGGCTGCGGGCGCGGGCGGTGGCGATAACCAGGCGGCTCACGCACGCTTCGGCGACCGAGCGGCTGCTCATCTCCGGGTCGGCGCTGCTGCTCTCCATCGTCATCGGCTTCTTCCTCATCCTCGCCGCGGGGCGGATGACCGCCTGCCAGTCGGCGGCGTACTCGGTCGCTGGCGTCGGCTTCTGTTATGACCCGTTCGTGGTGTACGACCGGCTGTTCCTCGGCGCGTTCGGCGACGTACTCACCGACCCGCTGAACGGCCAGTTCGCCACGACGCTCGCCGAGACGACGGTGCTCCTGTTCACTGGCCTCGCGGTCGCGGTGGCGTTCAAGGCCGGCATCTTCAACATCGGCGGCCAGGGACAGCTCGTCGTCGGCGCGCTGGCGACCGCGCTGTCGGTGCTGTACGCCTCCTCGCTCGTCTCGGGCGTGCTCGGCACGCTCGTGCTCGTCCCGTTCGGCCTCGTGGTCGGCGCGCTCGCGGGCGGGCTGTTCGGCGCCATCCCGGGCGCGCTGAAGGCGTACGCGGACGCGAACGAGGTGATCACGACGATCATGCTCAACTTCGTCGCCACCTCGGTCGCGCTCTACCTCGTGCAGAACCACTTCAAGGACCCCGACAGCTTCGCCACCCAGACGGTCGCGCTGCCCGACTACGCGGTGTTCCCGCACGTCGTCTTCCCGGCGCGTGCGAACGTCTCGCTGCTCGCGTTCGCGTTCGCGCTGGTGCTCGCGGTCGCCATGGCGTACCTGCTCGCCCGGACGGCGTTCGGCTACGACCTCCGGACGAGCGGACTCCAGCCGGAGGCTGCCGAGTACGGCGGCGTCGACGCGCCCCGAACCATCGTCGCCAGCATGGCGCTCTCGGGCGCGCTCGCGGGCATCGGCGGCGCGGTGTACGTGCTGATGATCCTCGGCAACTTCCAGGTCGGCGTCCCGGACTACGGCTTCGACGGCATCACCGTCTCCATTCTCGCGGGCAACAACCCGCTCGGGGTCGGAGCCGCGGCGCTGCTGTTCGGCGTGCTCAAGTCGGGCAGCATCGTCGTCGACGTCGGAACCGACGTGCCGCCACAGCTCGTGGGCGTGTTGCGCGGGCTCATCGTCCTGTTCGTCGCGATGCCGGAGTTCTTCCGGATGGCCGGCCAGTACGCCGGCCTGGATCGCCCCGAGGGCGAGACGGTCGCGACCGACGGCGGCCGCGTCGTCGACGGCGCTGTCGAGACCGGGGACGACGCCGCGTCGGACTCGGGAGGTGAGCGGCGATGAGCGGGAACGAGTCGGGGACGGCGACCGTGCTCCGTGACTGGGTCGCAGGCCTGGGAATCCGGTTCGCCATCGGGCTCGCGGCGCTGGCCGCGTTCGCGCTCGTGGTCGTCGCGGGGGTGCTCCTGCCGGGGACGACGCTCGGTCGCTTCGTGGACGTGCTGTTCGCCAACACGACGATGTCGGCGGCGCTCCGGCTCTCGGTGCCGATCGCGTTCGCGGCGCTCGGTGGCATCTTCGCCGAGAAGTCCGGCGTCATCAACATCGGGCTCGAGGGGCTGCTCATCATCTCGGCGTTCGCCGGCGTGTACGCCACCGACATCACGGGGAGCGTCTGGCTCGGGCTCGGCGGCGGCATCGTCGCCTCCGCGCTGCTCGCGCTGCTGTTCGCGGTCGTCTGCATCGAGTTCCGGGCCGACCAGATCATCGCCGGGCTCGCGGTGTGGCTCATCGCGCTGGGGCTCGCGCCGTTCCTCTCGCAGGTCGTCTACGGCAGCACGAACACGGATAGCGTCGCCACGTTCCGGAGCCTGCCGCGCATCCTCGCCGAGAGCGGGGTCCCGGTGCTCTCGACCTCGTTCGTCGACTTCCTCGCTTGGGGCGCGGGCCTCCCCGTCGTGGGCGCGCTGTTCGACGCCTCGCCGATGGTGTATCTCATGTTCGTCGCGGTCGCGGCCTCGTGGTGGGCGCTGAACCGGACGACGTTCGGCCGCCACGTCCGCGCGTCGGGCGAGAACCCGAAGGCGCTCGACACGGCGGGCGTGAACGTCTCGCTCGTCCGGTATAAGGCGGTCGTGCTCTCGGGCGTGCTCGCGGGCATCGGCGGGGCGGCGCTCGCGCTCTCGCTCGGGCAGTTCACCGGCAACGGGCCGACGATGGTGAACGGCAAGGGGTTCATCGCCATCGTGGCGTTCCTGTTCGGCAACTACAACCCGGTCGGCGCGCTGCTCTCGACGATGCTGTTCGCCGGCCTCGACGCGCTCCAGCTCACCCTGCAGGCGCGGGACATCTTCGCCGTCCCCGCCGAACTGGTGCGGACGGTGCCGTACGTGACCGTCATCGTCGTGCTCGCGCTGTTCGGCCGGACGCGCATCCCCGAGGCCGCCGGCGACCACTACGAGTCCGGCGAGGAGTAGCCGCGGAACCGCATTTCGTCTCACCTTCTCCGACGGACGAACGCCGTTAGGTCGCTTTCGACGGCCTGCCGATTTCCCGGCGACGCGTCCGAAATCGCACCTGCGACGCGCAATCCCGACTACCGACGGCGATACCGCGGTAGTCCGACCGCGGCGACCCCCGAAGCCCGCAGAGCGACGCTCGGCCGACTTCCGGCGGGTGGGACTGAAAGGGGCCGCGGGGGCTTTCGCGGTCTGTACCACGATGGTCCCGGATGCGACCCAACCAAACCGGCATCGGCGGCGTTCAGGGAATAAAGAGTAAAGGCGCGCCGCGAGGGAGTTCCGCCCAATGACCACCTACGAGCCCGACGTCGCTGTCGTCGGCGCGGGTACCGCGGGCTGTTATGCGGCCGCGACGGCGGCGGAGGCCGGCCTCGACATCGTCGTCGTCGAGCGGAAGGACGAGGAGGAGGCGGGCCACATCGCCTGCGGCGACGCGCTCAAGGGCGCGGACGCGTTCCCGGAGGCGATCCCGAAGGAAACCATCGAACCGGCGTTCACGAACACGGGCGTCACGCACGGTCGGTTCGAGATCCCGAGCGAGGACACGATCCTCGAGATCCCCGTGCCGGGCGAACTCGCGGTGCTGGACCGCTGGGAGTACGGGCGTCGCATCATCCGGGGGGCCGCGGAGACGGGCGTCGAGTTCCACTACGACACCGTCGTCCAGGACGTGGTCCAGGACGACGCGGGGCGCGTCGAGGGCGTCCGCGGGAAACGGAAGGGCGAGCCGGTCGAGTACGACGCGGAGGTCGTCATCGACGCAGCGGGGTCGCTGTCGATCCTCCAGGACAAGGCCGACCTCTCGGGGGCGACGTTCGACACGAACGTCTCCTTCTCGCAGTTCTGCTCGGCCTACCGCGAGGTCGTCGAGGTCCAAGAGCCCGTCGAGTGGACCGACGCGTTGGTGTTCAAGCCCACCACGACGGCCGCGGGCTACGTCTGGTACTTCCCGCGGACGAGCACCGAGATCAACGCCGGCCTCGGCTTCCAGATGACCGAGGAGCCGATGAAGCTCGTCGAGGACCTGAAGGCGGACCTCCGCAACCGCGCGGAGTTCGCGGGCGCGACCGTGAAGGACAAGCTCGGCGCGGCGCTCCCGACCCGCCGGCCGTACGACTCGGCGGTCGCGCCGGGCTTCGTCGCCGTCGGCGACGCGGCGGGCCACGTCAACCCGACCACCGGCGGCGGCATCGCGGGCGCGGCTTACGCCGGGAAGTACGCCGCCGAGCAGGCCGTGAAAGCCATCTCGGACGGCGACACCTCAGAGGAGGCGCTCTGGCACTACAACGAGCGCGTGATGGACCACTTCGGCGGCCGCTACGCCGGTCTGGACGTGTACAACATCCTCGCCACCGCGGTGGACGTGGACGACCTGATGGGCCTGCTCGCCTCACTGCCGGGCGAGAAGCTCGCCGAGGCGCTCTACTCGGGCAAGACGTCGATGGGCTGGCGACTGAAGCTCCGGACGGCCATCGACAGCTTCGGCCACTG
Protein-coding regions in this window:
- a CDS encoding ABC transporter ATP-binding protein, which gives rise to MTEAVRLDGITKRFPGVVANDDVTLSVEQGTVHALLGENGAGKTTLMNVLYGLYEPTAGDVYVDGEGLELDEDGEYVAAPRRFDSPRDAIDAGVGMIHQHFMLVDPMTVAENITLGNEPRKWGGLAIDREAARESVIDLSERYGFDVEPDATVADVSVGVQQRVEILKALYRGADVLILDEPTAVLTPQEVEDLFEVLAELTDQGKTVIFITHKLGEALEAADEVTVLRDGKNVGSVRTDETSREELAELMVGREVVLETESSPADPGGPVLDVDGVSATDDRGVTAVDDVSLTVREGEVFGIAGVDGNGQSELVDVVTGLRDPEAGSVALDGRDVTDASRRERTRAGMAYIPEDRQERGLVMEFDLTENGVLGSQHDAPFASGGRLDWDRAGEHAEDVIGEYDVRPPDSSATAKSLSGGNQQKFIVGREFAREPTCLVASHPTRGVDIGSTEFIHDRLIELRDDGRGVLLVSSKLDEVRRLSDRLAVMYRGRVVAVVDPDEVTEEQLGLLMAGEEPEDVPYASETAAAAAEADGSGRTADSVGGDHE
- a CDS encoding ABC transporter permease, which encodes MSGNESGTATVLRDWVAGLGIRFAIGLAALAAFALVVVAGVLLPGTTLGRFVDVLFANTTMSAALRLSVPIAFAALGGIFAEKSGVINIGLEGLLIISAFAGVYATDITGSVWLGLGGGIVASALLALLFAVVCIEFRADQIIAGLAVWLIALGLAPFLSQVVYGSTNTDSVATFRSLPRILAESGVPVLSTSFVDFLAWGAGLPVVGALFDASPMVYLMFVAVAASWWALNRTTFGRHVRASGENPKALDTAGVNVSLVRYKAVVLSGVLAGIGGAALALSLGQFTGNGPTMVNGKGFIAIVAFLFGNYNPVGALLSTMLFAGLDALQLTLQARDIFAVPAELVRTVPYVTVIVVLALFGRTRIPEAAGDHYESGEE
- a CDS encoding BMP family lipoprotein, which encodes MSRDIDRRTFVKGASTAGIVGLAGCAGGPEDGGGDATDTPSDEETPSGEDTATDTPSGGSAELNVGMVYATGGLGDGSFNDQAQTGIQQAADELGVSYDESQPGSVSEFATYQQQYAQSTDPDYGLVSCIGFLQADALSETAADFPDQDFMIVDSVVESDNVASYTFAEHEGSFLVGQLAGLLTTSEFSAGAGSTQPDETSVGFVGGVESSLIQKFEAGFRAGVAHANSEVDVQTTYVGDFNDPSGGQEAALAMYNSGADIVYHAAGNTGTGVFQAAQEAGRFALGVDSDQSITRSNYADVILASMVKRVDTAVFNAAEAKINGEFEGGSINALGLEQEGVAIVYGAELGSELSADVTDPVSASREAIIDGEIEVPQSPSEL
- a CDS encoding geranylgeranyl reductase family protein encodes the protein MTTYEPDVAVVGAGTAGCYAAATAAEAGLDIVVVERKDEEEAGHIACGDALKGADAFPEAIPKETIEPAFTNTGVTHGRFEIPSEDTILEIPVPGELAVLDRWEYGRRIIRGAAETGVEFHYDTVVQDVVQDDAGRVEGVRGKRKGEPVEYDAEVVIDAAGSLSILQDKADLSGATFDTNVSFSQFCSAYREVVEVQEPVEWTDALVFKPTTTAAGYVWYFPRTSTEINAGLGFQMTEEPMKLVEDLKADLRNRAEFAGATVKDKLGAALPTRRPYDSAVAPGFVAVGDAAGHVNPTTGGGIAGAAYAGKYAAEQAVKAISDGDTSEEALWHYNERVMDHFGGRYAGLDVYNILATAVDVDDLMGLLASLPGEKLAEALYSGKTSMGWRLKLRTAIDSFGHWRQIREFYEVKGYAEDLIEHYDRYPTKPAALAGWQDQRDDLMEDVYAATGADPKY
- a CDS encoding phosphomannomutase, yielding MDLFGTAGIRGSARERVTPELALDVARAVGAAAVEAGDREFVVARDGRVTGPSLAAAVEAGLTSAGANVTRLGQLPTPGLAFASRGRRGVMLTASHNPPTDNGIKLFADGVEYAETAETDVERRVEAGVAPAPWDEWGDVSADDTLTAYRNAVAAYAAGFGSDPAGVRVAVDCGNGMASVATPHVLRALGADVVTLNANVDGHFPGRESKPTAESLADLRAFVADGGAAFGIGHDGDADRIVVVDGDGAVVHEDTVLAILAERYVRESDAAEPVVVTTPNASGRIDERVREADGRVERVALGYLHDGIAAAHEDGDEVVFAAEPWKHIHTGFGGWIDGVASAAVLTRLVAESARERADATDGAESADGAEADATDGVETTDDADRSATVDGLAGLREPVTERPYRKVSVDCPDGAKRAAMDRLGTTLPEAFPDASVSTEYGVRLTFPDDAWTLVRPSGTEPYVRVYAESDAVDELVEAVAGHVESAVKAVSEP
- a CDS encoding ABC transporter permease; translated protein: MSEDGGSDASGGGSESGLRARAVAITRRLTHASATERLLISGSALLLSIVIGFFLILAAGRMTACQSAAYSVAGVGFCYDPFVVYDRLFLGAFGDVLTDPLNGQFATTLAETTVLLFTGLAVAVAFKAGIFNIGGQGQLVVGALATALSVLYASSLVSGVLGTLVLVPFGLVVGALAGGLFGAIPGALKAYADANEVITTIMLNFVATSVALYLVQNHFKDPDSFATQTVALPDYAVFPHVVFPARANVSLLAFAFALVLAVAMAYLLARTAFGYDLRTSGLQPEAAEYGGVDAPRTIVASMALSGALAGIGGAVYVLMILGNFQVGVPDYGFDGITVSILAGNNPLGVGAAALLFGVLKSGSIVVDVGTDVPPQLVGVLRGLIVLFVAMPEFFRMAGQYAGLDRPEGETVATDGGRVVDGAVETGDDAASDSGGERR